Part of the Triticum urartu cultivar G1812 chromosome 2, Tu2.1, whole genome shotgun sequence genome, aaaccagccctcgagtttcctcgaggtggcgctgcaaggggctctagtttggaccaacactcagaggagcactggcctgggggggttaaaataaagatgacccttgagtctgcagaacccaagggaaagaaaaaggctaggtggcaaatggtaaaaccaaggttgggcatcgctggaggagttttattcatggcgaactgtcaatgggttcccattataacccaactgcgtaaggaacgcaaaatccaggaacataacactgatatgacggaaactagggcggcaagagtggaacaaaacaccaggcataaggccgagccttccaccctttaccaagtatatagatgcattaattaaataagagatattgtgataacccaacaaaagtatccatgttccaacaaggaacaaactccaatcttcacctgcaactaacaacgctataagaggggctgagcaaagtggtaacatagccaaacaacggtttgctaggacaaggtgggttaaaggcttggctcaacaatatgggaggcatgataaagcatgtggtaggtatcgcatcataggcatagcaatagagcgagcaactagcaagcgaagatagaagtgatttcgagggtatggtcatcttgcctgaaatcccgcaaggaagaagaacgagtccatgaagaagacaaatggacgttgtcgaacaaatcctcacaacacgacgttaccggattaccgagatgAAGTACActggaaagaaagcaaacaacatagtaaacaaccaccacataagcatggcacgatgcacaaacaagtatgatgcatgtccggtttaatgaggcatggcatggcaaagtgcaaaaacaatcctacaaattaagtggagctcattgtccaacggagttgcatattgaagaaaacaccacatgacttatttagatctctctcgtttatgtaccccaacaagattaaatgttgttagcatggcgaGAGGTaaagcatgatgaaactatctaatctaggcaagtttaaatgaggccggaacaacaaaacaacaagtccggaaactcctcatatgcatatattaggtttggtactgttctgacctaaatcaaattttatagttgttaaacatgcaaagtgatgccaccatgttaaactaggcaaaattctaccccatttacatataaagtttgtcaagtttggagctacggttatttagttatgatttaaaccgttttagcaagttatttaagcaaattaaaacaaacagcattttaaacattttaaacatagatgaaaatgGAAGATTATGAAAGTAGATAAAATTCtgagcattttacatatataacaTGTTTTATTTGGATGCATGGACATTTAGTTATGAGCATTTTAAAATGATGGCATTTACTGTAAATATGCATGCACTGGAAATTTAGGGAAAAAACAGAACAAGAAAAAATCTAAACGGGCTGAATCTGGAGCTGCACGGGCTACATAGGCCAGCGGTAGATAGATATAGAGCGCTCTATGCACAAGGCAACAGTAGCAGCAGAATCGGGCCAAGCCCAAGCGGCTGGCTGTGTGGTGTGCAAAAAAGGTAAATAAGAGGCAAAAATAGGGGcacctgggactcgaacccaggacctcctggatGGATGCATGCACGAGTGACCAATGGGCTACGAAGAAAGTTGATAAAAAAGCATTTATACGCAACATGAACCATACCCTGGTGCAAGTCTGACGAAACTGAAAACTGAAACAGCGATAGCTTGCTCTGTAACCATGGCTGCTCGATCGATGCGGGGTCAACGCGAACAGCAGCGAGGCATTCGCGCGCAGGGTCGAAGGGGACGCAACCATGGAGGCTCTCGAGCGGATTCGGTCTGAGGCAACATAGAGAGATATGGCGAGATGAGAGAAGAACAGAGAGGAAAAGCAGTGACGCGCGAGGCAACTGCGTGCCTCACCTTGTCCGTGACGGTGCTGCTGCTTGCAGACGGCCCGTGGAGGCGAGCGTAAACGAGCACGGGCATGCTGGAGACGTGgatccggcggcggcgagctcgCCGGCGTCGGGGACGAGGGCAGGCAGCGGTGCTCGGGCAGCGAGACACGGGCGTCCTCCTCCTCTGCTCAAAGCAGAGGCTGGACCTGACATTGGCGGCGCACATGAAGAAGACGACCGCGAGGAGCAGCAGGGACGGAGCTCTGGCGACGGGATCTGAAGGGGAACGCCGGCGAAAGGACGGAGGGCCTCGGACCTGGTCGGAACTAGCGGCGGCCTGTGATGTTCTCTGTTATAGAGGAGACAGAGGGAGTCCGGTGAGAGAGATCGATAGGAAGGAGGGGACAGAGGAGAAGGTGCAGCGACCTGCTGGTGGTGGGCAGCTCCGACGACGACGGACTTCAGAAGGCGGGACTTGGCGCGCTGATGCTTGAGGCGAGGGCATCTcctcgaggaggaggaagaagcaggGCAC contains:
- the LOC125541549 gene encoding uncharacterized protein LOC125541549 gives rise to the protein MDKRRPGPLPLCPASSSSSRRCPRLKHQRAKSRLLKSVVVGAAHHQQRTSQAAASSDQVRGPPSFRRRSPSDPVARAPSLLLLAVVFFMCAANVRSSLCFEQRRRTPVSRCPSTAACPRPRRRRARRRRIHVSSMPVLVYARLHGPSASSSTVTDKTESAREPPWLRPLRPCARMPRCCSR